Proteins co-encoded in one Mastacembelus armatus chromosome 24, fMasArm1.2, whole genome shotgun sequence genomic window:
- the ttc32 gene encoding tetratricopeptide repeat protein 32, translating into MEEDVSQILEHANSEFEKQNFKEAEELYTMFISSCFQSRECGARSLATAYNNRGQIKYLRVDFYEAMDDCTSAIQADSQFEIPFYNRGLIHYRLGFFDDAKNDLEQALKLNPDFEDAKLSLQQTLQDQQQKIKRGY; encoded by the exons ATGGAGGAAGATGTTTCCCAAATActggaacatgcaaactctgaGTTTGAAAAGCAGAATTTTAAAGAGGCAGAGGAACTGTACACGATGTTTATATCCTCTTGTTTTCAGTCCAG GGAGTGTGGAGCTCGCAGTTTGGCCACTGCTTACAACAACCGTGGACAGATAAAGTACCTCCGGGTGGATTTTTATGAAGCAATGGACGATTGCACCTCCGCCATCCAGGCTGACAGTCAGTTTGAAATCCCTTTCTACAATAGGGGGCTCATCCACTACAGACTCG GTTTTTTTGATGATGCCAAAAATGACTTAGAGCAAGCATTAAAGCTTAACCCAGATTTTGAAGATGCCAAATTGAGCCTGCAACAGACACTTCAGGACCAGCAGCAGAAGATAAAAAGAGGATATTGA
- the LOC113137574 gene encoding uncharacterized protein LOC113137574, protein MQRLGKLLLWNLMAAVIVLSQTRPALSLQPSSGLRSDCAGNLMRLFLDKALAVGNQLEVEAINGTQHIVLTPSLAAQCGYSMESDPWGNTRIYTSLMGCYVDNKEDTTFNVDLRLLMYGQSPSNVVTHHVTQTCHFSRWASREILCDRNYMEVSSYIAMPDAEAKGQTQDVNDKLNTISGALGAKQGIWKMTFHTPEPVMMVLKEAEQAGYGAMMTSSRLVVRSPYNAPETYYEDVAGIPVEVLRVSAYYKTQTGLSVMNMAAACPTGGVLFTDDVISWHVPRRVTPLIDGSIEILEMYMGINGQRLDKSQMAARGYTLSATDFHFVIEIPIGSPDGYYKSHAPDYQYHITYTIESMLEVLWRADITQEDTRYKVLFPITTPLMPQPLQVQNNTVPEDRLFQVHLGTFLYDVALRNITFSTGVLSVEACIGQGFIIQEYSFPNKTKSFSLQVPFDAYVVLKHNPEPLVTVYFLSLVFGFVTLPEEAPFAFPVELETPLQDVVLPTITGTCDQSLFYVTVTYGSQGPNFRAVVGSQQLTHDLSEVYSFQENGTHFSFVLPYTAKDTVFELIMSDSVRARIDVVLWDLNKNWVLADFYLACNFPLITTECYANGTMTALAVKVESVPDLVPSRLTLKDQSCKPVLSNDRFAYFAFSVGSCGTTRTFFDHYMLYQNEIGLSSKKSPAYKSPVAPEYRQTISCYYIVNQTQTIAFNYKPRNTDPAAEIGSGQFLVQMRLAHDSSFDLFYQEEDYPVVKYLRQPLYFEVGLMHSTDPQLELILENCWATLYEDRTSQPSWDIIVNSCENSDDSYVTVFHPVVRDASINIPSHIKRFSMKMFTFTTDDEVLKDEVYVHCDVVICDTTSQADGSCRSRCMQSGQQDTKGVKRGAPV, encoded by the exons ATGCAGAGGCTTGGGAAGCT tTTGTTATGGAACTTGATGGCTGCAGTAATCGTCTTGAGTCAAACAAGGCCAGCGCTCAGCTTGCAGCCAA GCAGTGGTTTAAGGTCAGACTGTGCTGGTAATCTGATGAGGCTGTTTTTGGACAAGGCTCTAGCAGTGGGCAACCAGCTTGAAGTGGAAGCCATCA ATGGCACCCAGCACATTGTGCTAACACCCAGCCTGGCTGCTCAGTGTGGCTACAGCATGGAGTCTGACCCATGGGGTAACACCAGAATCTACACATCTCTGATGGGCTGCTATGTGGACAACAAA GAAGATACAACCTTTAATGTTGATTTAAGACTCCTAATGTATGGCCAGAGCCCATCAAACGTCGTGACTCATCACGTGACACAAACGTGCCACTTTTCTCGGTGGGCCTCCAGAGAGATCCTCTGTGATAGGAACTACATGGAA GTGTCAAGCTACATAGCCATGCCAGATGCTGAAGCTAAGGGGCAGACTCAGGATGTTAATGACAAGCTCAACACCATTTCTGGT GCCTTGGGGGCAAAACAGGGTATTTGGAAAATGACTTTTCACACTCCAGAACCAGTAATGATGGTACTAAAGGAGGCTGAACAAGCTGGCTATGGTGCCATGATGACTTCAAGCCGTCTGGTTGTGCGAAGCCCGTACAATGCACCAGAGACTTATTATGAGGAT GTGGCTGGAATCCCTGTGGAAGTTCTCCGGGTGAGCGCTtactacaaaacacaaactggctTGAGTGTCATGAACATGGCAGCTGCTTGTCCCACAG GTGGAGTCCTTTTCACTGACGATGTAATCTCCTGGCATGTACCTCGCCGTGTGACACCTCTGATAGATGGTAGCATTGAAATCCTAGAAATGTACATGGGCATCAATGGGCAGAGGCTAGATAAATCTCAGATGGCTGCACGGGGGTACACACTATCTGCCACagattttcactttgtcatcgAGATTCCAATTGGCTCTCCTGATGGTTACTACAAG AGCCATGCTCCAGACTACCAGTACCACATCACATATACTATAGAGTCCATGCTTGAGGTCCTGTGGAGAGCAGATATAACCCAAGAGGATACCAGATACAAGGTTCTGTTCCCCATTACGACACCTCTGATGCCTCAACCTCTCCAAGTCCAAAACA ATACAGTCCCAGAAGACAGACTGTTCCAGGTTCACCTGGGGACCTTTCTTTATGATGTGGCACTCAGGAACATCACATTTTCAACTGGTGTTCTCAGTGTTGAGGCATGCATTGGACAAGGCTTCATCATCCAGGAGTACAGCTTTCCcaacaaaacaaagagcttCTCTCTACAAGTTCCATTTGATGCTTATGTTGTTCTGAAGCAT AATCCAGAACCCTTGGTTACAGTCTACTTCCTCTCTCTGGTCTTTGGATTTGTCACCCTCCCTGAGGAAGCTCCATTTGCCTTCCCAGTTGAGTTGGAGACCCCTCTGCAGGATGTAG TCCTACCCACCATTACTGGCACTTGTGATCAGAGCCTGTTTTACGTTACTGTGACATATGGAAGTCAAGGCCCCAACTTCCGGGCAGTGGTTGGGTCTCAGCAGTTAACCCATGACCTGTCAGAAGTCTACAGCTTCCAAGAAAATGGCACACACTTTAGCTTTGTGTTGCCATACACAGCCAAGGATACAGTGTTTGAG ctgaTTATGTCTGACTCAGTCAGAGCCAGAATTGATGTGGTACTGTGGGATTTAAACAAGAACTGGGTGCTTGCTGATTTCTATCTGGCCTGTAACTTCCCCTTGATAACAACTG AGTGCTATGCCAATGGCACAATGACAGCTCTTGCTGTGAAAGTGGAATCGGTGCCTGATCTTGTTCCAAGCAGACTAACTTTGAAGGACCAGTCCTGCAAACCAGTTCTCAGCAATGATCGCTTTGCTTATTTTGCATTCAGTGTTGGTTCCTGTGGGACAACTAGAACA TTCTTTGACCACTACATGCTGTATCAAAATGAGATTGGCCTGTCTTCCAAGAAAAGTCCAGCCTACAAATCACCAGTTGCTCCTGAGTACAG GCAAACTATTTCCTGCTACTATATAGTCAACCAGACTCAAACTATTGCATTTAACTACAAACCAAGAAACACTGACCCTGCAGCAGAAATTGGGTCTGGCCAATTTCTGGTGCAAATGAGGCTTGCCcatg ATTCATCATTTGATCTCTTCTACCAAGAAGAGGATTATCCAGTAGTGAAGTACCTGAGGCAGCCTCTGTATTTTGAGGTGGGACTGATGCATTCTACTGACCCTCAGTTGGAGCTCATCTTGGAGAACTGCTGGGCTACTCTTTATGAAGACCGGACATCTCAGCCGAGCTGGGACATCATTGTGAACAG CTGTGAGAATAGTGATGACAGCTATGTGACAGTTTTCCATCCAGTTGTGAGGGATGCCAGTATTAACATCCCATCCCACATCAAACGCTTTTCTATGAAGATGTTCACCTTCACTACAGATGATGAAGTTCTTAAGGATGAG GTCTATGTCCACTGTGATGTAGTGATTTGTGACACAACCAGTCAAGCAGATGGTTCCTGCAGGAGTCGGTGCATGCAGTCTGGACAGCAAGACACAAAAGGAGTGAAGAGGG gtgcACCTGTTTAA
- the matn3a gene encoding matrilin-3a isoform X2, which produces MRSLLWSLWSCAALLLSDVLATYHLRAGDPQLIAAQSYAQTRNNGRPPARNLNPSKTDSQCRSRPMDLVFIIDSSRSVRPGEFEKVKTFLAHMVDTLDVGSEGTRVAVVNYASTVKIEFLLKHHFNKPDLKKAISRIEPLAAGTMTGLAIKTAMNEAFTEQSGARPRSKNISKVAIIVTDGRPQDQVEEVSAAARASGIEIYAVGVDRADMRSLQQMASIPLEDHVFYVETYGVIEKLTAKFRETLCEAKAELVEDPCKCEARLAFQKQTQVALQQLTAKLADVSGRIERLENMVGRV; this is translated from the exons ATGAGGTCTTTACTCTGGAGCCTCTGGTCTtgtgctgcactgctgctgtctgaTGTTCTGGCCACATATCACCTCAGGGCAGGAGATCCTCAGCTAATAGCTGCACAAAGCTACGCACAAACCAGAAATAATGGCCGGCCACCAGCCAGGAACCTGAATCCATCAA AGACAGACTCTCAGTGCAGGAGCCGTCCCATGGACCTGGTCTTCATCATCGACAGCTCTCGCAGCGTGCGTCCTGGTGAGTTTGAGAAGGTCAAGACGTTCCTGGCTCACATGGTAGACACTCTGGATGTGGGGTCAGAGGGCACCAGAGTGGCTGTGGTCAACTACGCCAGCACAGTCAAGATTGAGTTCCTGCTCAAACACCACTTCAACAAACCCGACCTGAAGAAAGCCATCTCCCGCATTGAGCCCTTGGCAGCTGGAACAATGACCGGCCTCGCCATCAAGACTGCAATGAACGAAGCCTTCACCGAGCAGTCTGGAGCCCGACCTCGCTCCAAAAACATCTCCAAAGTGGCCATCATTGTGACGGATGGGAGACCTCAAGACCAGGTAGAGGAAGTGTCTGCTGCAGCCCGGGCCTCAGGCATCGAGATCTACGCTGTCGGGGTAGACCGTGCTGACATGCGCTCCCTGCAGCAGATGGCCAGCATCCCTCTGGAGGATCATGTCTTCTACGTAGAGACCTACGGCGTTATTGAGAAGCTCACCGCCAAGTTCAGGGAGACCCTGTGTG AGGCGAAGGCCGAGTTAGTGGAGGATCCCTGCAAATGTGAAGCCAGACTGGCATTTCAGAAGCAGACGCAGGTGGCCCTCCAGCAGCTCACAGCCAAGC TTGCCGATGTGTCTGGGAGAATAGAGCGATTGGAGAACATGGTGGGCCGTGTGTAG
- the LOC113137211 gene encoding uncharacterized protein LOC113137211, whose product MTLVFFTPEEKVMTVAKAQNSGYGIVNTPSRLVVRSPKTTPETYTQSVAGVPMTVLKMSAIFEQKWLATQIDVTAACPMLEGSVYVTPNTVTWYLPWHIDPLISSDQFKLLEVYMGIDGQRLNATEMAARQYSMSANDMYIIVEIPVGAVGGYFKSQVQDGQYFIYYTIEPMLELLWIEEAANEDTRYKVFLPITTPLQYQPPQVTDDTVPEEQIFKVLLGPLGSDVVLINITFPSEVLSVADCNIRGFNIMEHTSPNSSLKVFSLVVPFTDPVVHQTKRGPGFTVYSLHLTFGLLVVPEFTQFSHTVYLEAKLKNMVPPQIIGGCDHQNFYVLVKYETHGFQTIIGKQILTPTLAEQYNFIDNGTHFSIVVPFSSPDTKFEAIESSSIRSRLDVVLMNQKTKNIMKEFSMSCKFHSTLIECFPNGTITALAVKLNSVPSLNPSQLTLRDPMCRPSFSDDRYAYFIFSGNSCGTTRKFLANVMLYENEISLPEETETESQPENDEPHYELKISCYYDVNSTSTVAFYTSPSKIEPRAKSGKGELQVEMRLALDNSYSTFYKLEDYPVSKYLKQPLYFEVELIAATNPSVSLELENCWATLNEDRRSHPRLNLIIDG is encoded by the exons ATGACTCTTGTGTTCTTCACACCTGAAGAGAAGGTTATGACGGTGGCCAAGGCCCAGAACAGTGGTTACGGGATAGTCAACACTCCTTCAAGGCTGGTCGTGCGAAGTCCAAAGACTACACCTGAAACATACACCCAGAGT GTGGCAGGGGTCCCAATGACTGTACTCAAAATGTCTGCAATCTTTGAACAGAAGTGGCTGGCCACTCAAATTGATGTAACGGCTGCTTGTCCAATGCTAGAGG GTAGTGTTTACGTCACTCCAAACACAGTGACGTGGTACCTGCCCTGGCACATCGACCCACTGATTTCTTCTGACCAGTTTAAACTTTTAGAGGTGTACATGGGCATAGATGGCCAGAGACTTAACGCTACTGAGATGGCTGCCAGGCAGTACTCCATGTCTGCCAATGACATGTACATCATTGTCGAAATTCCTGTTGGGGCTGTCGGTGGCTACTTTAAG AGTCAGGTTCAGGATGGTCAGTACTTCATCTACTACACGATTGAGCCGATGCTTGAGTTGCTCTGGATCGAAGAAGCTGCTAATGAGGACACCAGATATAAAGTTTTCCTTCCCATCACAACACCGTTACAGTATCAGCCTCCTCAGGTTACTGATG ACACTGTTCCTGAGGAGCAGATATTTAAGGTGTTGCTTGGGCCTCTCGGCTCTGATGTGGTGCTAATCAACATTACCTTCCCCTCGGAGGTTTTGTCTGTGGCAGACTGCAATATCAGAGGCTTTAACATCATGGAGCACACGTCTCCTAACAGCAGCTTGAAGGTCTTCAGTCTTGTGGTGCCCTTCACAGACCCTGTTGTACATCAAACA AAGAGAGGACCTGGGTTCACGGTCTACTCACTTCACTTGACCTTTGGCTTGTTGGTTGTCCCAGAGTTTACTCAGTTTTCTCACACTGTTTATCTGgaagctaaattaaaaaatatgg TTCCTCCGCAAATCATTGGTGGTTGTGATCATCAGAACTTCTATGTTCTTGTGAAATATGAGACCCATGGCTTTCAAACCATAATAGGAAAACAAATATTGACCCCGACTTTGGCTGAGCAGTACAACTTTATAGACAATGGAACACATTTTAGTATTGTAGTGCCCTTTTCATCCCCTGATACTAAGTTTGAG GCTATTGAGTCGTCATCCATCAGAAGCAGACTGGATGTGGTTCTGATGAAtcagaaaaccaaaaatatcATGAAAGAGTTTTCTATGTCCTGTAAATTCCACTCAACGCTGATTg AGTGTTTCCCTAATGGCACCATCACAGCTCTAGCTGTGAAACTGAATTCGGTTCCCAGTCTGAACCCCAGTCAGCTCACCCTCAGAGACCCCATGTGCAGACCTTCTTTCAGTGATGACCGCTATGCTTACTTCATCTTCAGTGGGAACTCCTGTGGCACCACCAGAAAG TTTCTGGCCAATGTGATGCtctatgaaaatgaaatttctCTGCCAGAAGAGACTGAAACAGAAAGTCAACCAGAAAATGATGAGCCTCACTATGA gTTGAAGATTTCTTGTTACTATGATGTCAACTCAACCAGCACTGTGGCCTTCTACACCAGCCCCAGCAAAATTGAACCTCGTGCTAAAAGTGGAAAAGGGGAGCTGCAAGTTGAAATGAGACTTGCTTTGG ATAACTCTTACAGCACATTTTACAAACTTGAGGACTATCCTGTATCAAAGTACCTAAAGCAGCCGCTGTATTTTGAAGTAGAGTTGATTGCAGCTACAAATCCTTCAGTATCACTGGAGCTGGAGAACTGCTGGGCAACCCTCAATGAAGACAGGAGGTCACATCCCAGATTGAACCTCATCATTGATGGGTAA
- the LOC113137203 gene encoding potassium voltage-gated channel subfamily S member 3-like — MGYGQILHQRGNEEDQVHLNVGGVRHKVDPDTLLRFPHTRLARLLHCQSEAAILELCDDYSPAEKEYYFDRNPRVFLCVLNFYYTGRIHMMEELCVFSFCQEIEYWGIQELHLSPCCSNWYHERKEYIEDRDWDIRSDDQQQPSFDSSFEELSALDKDLAKFKGAWCAQVRSYVWLRLEDPAHSRASKIIAVASLSVVLTSIVAMCVHSMPEFQQVDDNDRPIEDPVLTILEEICIACFSAEFIIRLIVAPSCRKFLGNPLNIIDVASILPFYATLALETADEEGAEENQDIENVGKVVQVLRLMRVLRILKLARHSIGLRALGATVRHSYHEVGLLLLFLSVGISIFSALIYFAEKEEKETDLVTIPLGWWWATITMTTVGYGDICPVTLAGKIVATICIVCGLLVVALPITIIFNKFSKYYQRNKAMERQCISKPERQDPELPYYNITDLLAESAYPFIGGFAYRNSKNSAGDDTDASSLQDIEMYDNNTCENGVAK; from the coding sequence ATGGGATATGGACAAATCCTCCACCAGCGTGGGAATGAGGAGGACCAGGTCCATCTCAATGTGGGAGGTGTACGGCACAAAGTGGATCCTGACACACTGCTCCGCTTCCCTCACACACGCCTGGCTCGTCTGCTGCACTGCCAAAGTGAGGCGGCGATCCTGGAGCTGTGTGATGACTACAGTCCAGCTGAGAAGGAGTACTACTTTGACAGGAATCCCAGAGTTTTCCTTTGTGTACTGAACTTTTACTACACAGGACGCATCCACATGATGGAGGAGCTGTGTGTCTTCTCCTTCTGCCAGGAGATCGAGTACTGGGGCATCCAGGAGCTCCACCTGAGCCCCTGCTGCAGCAACTGGTACCACGAGAGGAAGGAGTACATTGAGGACAGAGACTGGGACATCAGGAGCGATGACCAACAGCAGCCCAGCTTTGACTCTTCCTTTGAAGAGCTGTCTGCTCTTGATAAAGACCTGGCCAAGTTCAAAGGTGCCTGGTGTGCTCAGGTGAGAAGTTACGTTTGGCTCAGGCTTGAGGATCCAGCTCACTCCAGAGCCTCAAAGATCATCGCCGTGGCCTCGCTCAGCGTGGTGTTGACCTCTATTGTTGCCATGTGTGTCCACAGCATGCCTGAGTTTCAGCAGGTGGATGACAATGACAGGCCCATCGAGGACCCTGTCCTCACCATCTTGGAGGAGATCTGCATTGCGTGTTTCTCTGCAGAGTTCATCATCAGGCTGATTGTTGCGCCCTCTTGCAGAAAGTTCCTTGGAAATCCTTTAAACATCATTGATGTTGCTTCCATTTTACCATTTTATGCCACATTAGCTCTGGAGACAGCCGATGAAGAAGGCGCTGAGGAAAACCAGGACATTGAGAATGTGGGGAAGGTGGTGCAGGTTCTGCGCCTCATGAGAGTTCTTAGAATCCTCAAACTGGCTCGTCACTCCATCGGGCTGAGAGCACTGGGTGCCACCGTCCGTCACAGCTACCATGAGGTGGGTctgcttcttctcttcctctctgtagGGATCTCCATCTTTTCTGCCCTCATCTACTTtgcagagaaggaggagaaggaaaccGATTTGGTGACCATTCCTTTAGGCTGGTGGTGGGCCACAATCACCATGACCACAGTCGGTTATGGTGACATCTGTCCAGTGACACTGGCAGGGAAGATCGTGGCCACAATATGTATTGTCTGTGGCCTGTTAGTGGTGGCTCTGCCCATCACCATAATATTTAATAAGTTTTCAAAGTACTATCAAAGAAACAAAGCCATGGAGCGCCAATGTATCAGCAAGCCTGAAAGGCAAGACCCTGAACTGCCTTATTATAACATCACAGACTTACTTGCAGAGAGTGCATATCCCTTCATAGGAGGTTTCGCCTACAGGAACAGTAAGAACAGTGCAGGGGATGACACAGATGCGTCCAGTCTCCAGGACATAGAAATGTATGATAATAACACTTGTGAAAATGGTGTAGCAAAATGA
- the matn3a gene encoding matrilin-3a isoform X1, translating to MRSLLWSLWSCAALLLSDVLATYHLRAGDPQLIAAQSYAQTRNNGRPPARNLNPSKTDSQCRSRPMDLVFIIDSSRSVRPGEFEKVKTFLAHMVDTLDVGSEGTRVAVVNYASTVKIEFLLKHHFNKPDLKKAISRIEPLAAGTMTGLAIKTAMNEAFTEQSGARPRSKNISKVAIIVTDGRPQDQVEEVSAAARASGIEIYAVGVDRADMRSLQQMASIPLEDHVFYVETYGVIEKLTAKFRETLCGLDPCAMGHDCDHICVNSNVSFYCKCRNGYVLNADRKTCSLKQAKAELVEDPCKCEARLAFQKQTQVALQQLTAKLADVSGRIERLENMVGRV from the exons ATGAGGTCTTTACTCTGGAGCCTCTGGTCTtgtgctgcactgctgctgtctgaTGTTCTGGCCACATATCACCTCAGGGCAGGAGATCCTCAGCTAATAGCTGCACAAAGCTACGCACAAACCAGAAATAATGGCCGGCCACCAGCCAGGAACCTGAATCCATCAA AGACAGACTCTCAGTGCAGGAGCCGTCCCATGGACCTGGTCTTCATCATCGACAGCTCTCGCAGCGTGCGTCCTGGTGAGTTTGAGAAGGTCAAGACGTTCCTGGCTCACATGGTAGACACTCTGGATGTGGGGTCAGAGGGCACCAGAGTGGCTGTGGTCAACTACGCCAGCACAGTCAAGATTGAGTTCCTGCTCAAACACCACTTCAACAAACCCGACCTGAAGAAAGCCATCTCCCGCATTGAGCCCTTGGCAGCTGGAACAATGACCGGCCTCGCCATCAAGACTGCAATGAACGAAGCCTTCACCGAGCAGTCTGGAGCCCGACCTCGCTCCAAAAACATCTCCAAAGTGGCCATCATTGTGACGGATGGGAGACCTCAAGACCAGGTAGAGGAAGTGTCTGCTGCAGCCCGGGCCTCAGGCATCGAGATCTACGCTGTCGGGGTAGACCGTGCTGACATGCGCTCCCTGCAGCAGATGGCCAGCATCCCTCTGGAGGATCATGTCTTCTACGTAGAGACCTACGGCGTTATTGAGAAGCTCACCGCCAAGTTCAGGGAGACCCTGTGTG GTCTGGACCCCTGTGCCATGGGACATGACTGTGATCACATCTGTGTCAACAGCAACGTCTCCTTTTACTGCAAGTGCCGGAATGGCTATGTCCTTAATGCGGACAGGAAGACATGTTCCCTGAAAC AGGCGAAGGCCGAGTTAGTGGAGGATCCCTGCAAATGTGAAGCCAGACTGGCATTTCAGAAGCAGACGCAGGTGGCCCTCCAGCAGCTCACAGCCAAGC TTGCCGATGTGTCTGGGAGAATAGAGCGATTGGAGAACATGGTGGGCCGTGTGTAG